Proteins encoded together in one Prunus dulcis chromosome 3, ALMONDv2, whole genome shotgun sequence window:
- the LOC117620560 gene encoding delta(7)-sterol-C5(6)-desaturase-like → MNGTYLNPFLEETAFYNRIVLGSLVPNGLWAPLPHFFQTWLRNYLGGTLLYVVSGVLWCFYIYYLKRSVYIPKDAIPSNKAMLLQIYVAMKAMPWYSALPTISEYMVENGWARCFSRISDVSWLAYLMYLAIYLIFVEFGIYWMHRELHDIKPLYKYLHATHHIYNKQNTLSPFAGLAFHPIDGILQAVPHVIALFVVPMHFTTHIALLFIEAIWTANIHDCIHAKIWPVMGAGYHTIHHTTYRHNYGHYTIWMDWMFGTLRDPIDDELKVL, encoded by the exons ATGAACGGCACGTACCTGAACCCGTTCTTGGAGGAGACGGCGTTTTACAACCGCATTGTGCTCGGCAGCCTCGTGCCTAATGGACTGTGGGCCCCACTCCCCCACTTCTTCCAGACATGGCTGCGCAACTACCTCGGCGGAACCTTGCTCTATGTCGTCTCCGGCGTCTTGTGGTGCTTCTACATATACTACTTGAAACGCAGCGTTTATATCCCAAAAG ATGCCATTCCCTCTAATAAAGCCATGCTTTTGCAAATATATGTTGCCATGAAGGCCATGCCTTGGTACAGTGCTCTTCCAACCATTTCTGAGTACATGGTTGAAAATGGCTGGGCAAGGTGCTTCTCAAGAATAAGTGATGTCAGTTGGCTTGCATACCTGATGTATTTAGCAATTTATCTTATATTCGTGGAGTTCGGAATTTATTGGATGCATAGAGAGTTACATGACATAAAACCTCTGTATAAATATCTTCATGCTACACACCACATCTACAACAAGCAGAATACCCTCTCTCCATTTGCTG GTTTGGCTTTTCACCCAATTGATGGGATACTGCAGGCAGTTCCACATGTTATAGCTCTGTTTGTTGTGCCAATGCATTTCACAACCCACATAGCGCTCCTATTTATCGAGGCCATATGGACAGCAAACATTCATGATTGCATCCATGCCAAAATATGGCCTGTCATGGGTGCTGGTTACCACACCATACATCATACAACTTACCGCCATAATTATGGCCATTATACAATATGGATGGATTGGATGTTTGGAACGCTTCGTGATCCTATTGACGACGAATTAAAGGTCTTATGA
- the LOC117620559 gene encoding chloroplastic group IIA intron splicing facilitator CRS1, chloroplastic isoform X4, which produces MPATLFLTPLSTLPNTIHHLPSHSNPPFHSYNPISSALNSKPPQNPKPTNPIPSKSPNSLSLSSTTTTPNSKAPSEPNSSTDACIKAPTAPWMKGPLLLQPHEVIDFSKPRNKKTHNNAKAEKPDTVLAGKLVGIRGDRAIKQIVQSIERLGPNQKTDETQKGFGEFRIWDSLEGLGQNEKWDETHKDFVEFGIGGCLEGLGKAADSRFGGKMPWERDERIVFQRIKKKRVASAAELSLEKELLERLRAEAAKMRKWVKVKKAGVTQAIVDDIKFIWKTNELAMVKFDVPLCRNMHRAQEIVETKTGGMVVWRKKDTLVIYRGCNYQSSSKFFPKMRPCSADRQETLSSDHVQPDLEESSSYQYKSFESPVDEKMSRKDAEEDCIQSGTFQETSMSCQPTSRSLYEKEADRLLDGLGPRFIDWWMHKPLPVDADLLPEVVPGFKAPIRRCPPHTRSKLTDDELTFLRKFARSLPTHFVLGRNRKLQGLAAAILKLWEKSLIAKIAVKFGVPNTNNEQMAYELKCLTGGVLILRNKFIILLYRGKDFLPCGVADLVAKREVELTRWQLYEEHARQKAIETFCESGEPLVNTVGTLSEFQDIQTEYGELIKENKNVEIKLEAEKERLERELRNQERKFFILNKKIEKSTNELSKLNSQRTPAEQDVDQEMMTEEEKECLRTIGLKMHSCLVLGRRGVFNGVMEGLHQHWKHREVVKVITMQKLFRQVMHTAKLLEAESGGILVSVDKLKEGHAVIIYRGKNYRRPLRPTGGNLLSKRKALHRSLEMQRIGSLKFFASQRQQATLDLKLKLILLEKPRISLEEFPWFEGYLPAFLSPYSWMVD; this is translated from the exons ATGCCTGCCACTCTCTTTCTCACTCCTCTTTCCACTCTACCAAACACTATCCATCATCTTCCCTCTCACTCAAACCCGCCATTCCATTCATACAATCCCATCTCATCTGCCTTAAACTCAAAACCTCCACAAAACCCCAAACCAACTAACCCAATTCCCTCAAAATCTCCCAATTCTCTCTCACTGAGCTCCACCACGACAACCCCGAATTCAAAGGCTCCATCAGAGCCTAATTCAAGCACTGATGCTTGTATTAAGGCGCCCACAGCTCCATGGATGAAGggtcctcttcttcttcaaccccATGAAGTCATTGACTTCTCAAAACCCCGAAACAAGAAGACCCACAACAATGCCAAAGCCGAAAAGCCGGATACTGTGCTGGCTGGGAAGTTAGTTGGCATTAGAGGCGATAGAGCAATCAAGCAAATTGTCCAAAGCATTGAAAGGCTTGGACCAAACCAGAAAACAGATGAAACCCAGAAAGGTTTTGGGGAATTTAGAATTTGGGATTCCTTGGAGGGACTtggacaaaatgaaaaatgggatgaaacccacaaagattttgtGGAGTTTGGAATTGGTGGTTGTTTGGAGGGACTTGGAAAAGCTGCGGATTCGAGATTTGGCGGGAAAATGCCGTGGGAGAGGGATGAAAGGATCGTCTTTCAgagaataaagaagaaaagggtGGCAAGTGCAGCCGAACTGAGCCTCGAGAAAGAGTTGCTTGAGAGGTTGAGAGCTGAGGCTGCTAAGATGAGGAAATGGGTGAAGGTCAAGAAAGCTGGGGTCACTCAAGCCATTGTGGATGATATAAAGttcatttggaaaacaaatgAACTTGCCATGGTCAAATTTGATGTGCCTCTCTGCCGGAATATGCATAGAGCTCAAGAAATAGTTGAg ACCAAGACTGGAGGCATGGTTGTTTGGCGAAAGAAAGATACACTTGTAATTTATAGAGGATGCAATTATCAGTCGAGTTCAAAATTTTTCCCGAAGATGCGCCCATGCTCTGCTGACCGTCAAGAAACATTGTCCTCTGATCACGTGCAGCCGGATTTGGAAGAAAGTAGTAGTTATCAATATAAATCATTTGAAAGTCCTGTGGATGAAAAGATGAGCAGAAAGGATGCAGAAGAGGATTGTATTCAAAGTGGAACCTTTCAAGAAACCAGTATGAGTTGCCAACCAACTAGTAGGTCATTATATGAGAAGGAAGCAGATAGATTATTGGATGGCTTGGGACCTCGATTCATTGACTGGTGGATGCACAAACCTTTGCCAGTAGATGCGGACTTGCTTCCGGAAGTGGTTCCTGGGTTCAAAGCTCCAATTAGGCGTTGCCCACCACACACTAGATCAAAGCTGACAGATGATGAACTAACATTCTTGAGGAAGTTTGCTCGCTCATTACCTACTCATTTTGTCTTAG GAAGGAACAGAAAACTTCAAGGCCTCGCTGCTGCCATTTTAAAATTGTGGGAGAAAAGTCTTATAGCGAAGATTGCTGTGAAGTTCGGAGTTCCGAACACAAACAACGAGCAAATGGCATATGAGCTGAAG TGTCTCACAGGAGGAGTTCTGATACTACGTAATAAGTTTATTATATTACTTTATAGAGGCAAGGACTTCCTTCCTTGTGGGGTTGCAGATTTAGTAGCAAAAAGGGAAGTGGAGCTCACAAGATGGCAACTCTACGAAGAACATGCACGCCAAAAAGCAATTGAAACTTTTTGTGAATCTGGTGAACCGTTAGTGAATACAGTTGGAACATTATCAGAATTCCAAGATATCCAAACAGAGTATGGAGAacttataaaagaaaataagaatgtCGAAATTAAGCTGGAAGCTGAAAAGGAACGACTAGAGAGGGAACTGAGGAATCAAGAACGGAAGTTTTTCATT ctaaacaaaaaaatagagaaatcAACAAATGAGTTATCAAAGTTGAATTCTCAAAGGACACCTGCTGAGCAGGATGTTGACCAGGAAATGATGactgaagaagagaaagaatgtTTACGAACGATAGGACTGAAGATGCATAGTTGCTTGGTGCTCG GCAGGCGTGGGGTTTTTAATGGTGTAATGGAAGGTCTTCATCAGCATTGGAAGCACAGAGAGGTAGTCAAGGTTATTACGATGCAGAAACTGTTTAGACAGGTCATGCACACTGCAAAGTTGCTTGAAGCAGAAAGCGGTGGGATTCTAGTTTCAGTGGATAAGCTAAAAGAAGGCCATGCTGTTATTATTTACCGTGGGAAAAATTACCGACGGCCTTTAAGGCCAACAGGGGGGAATCTTCTatctaaaagaaaagcactGCATAGATCTCTTGAAATGCAGAGAATTGGA TCACTCAAGTTTTTTGCATCCCAGAGACAGCAAGCAACCTTAGACTTGAAACTCAAACTG ATCTTGCTGGAGAAGCCAAGAATATCTTTGGAGGAATTTCCATGGTTTGAAGGCTACCTTCCAGCATTTCTATCACCTTACTCATGGATGGTCGATTAG
- the LOC117620559 gene encoding chloroplastic group IIA intron splicing facilitator CRS1, chloroplastic isoform X2, whose translation MPATLFLTPLSTLPNTIHHLPSHSNPPFHSYNPISSALNSKPPQNPKPTNPIPSKSPNSLSLSSTTTTPNSKAPSEPNSSTDACIKAPTAPWMKGPLLLQPHEVIDFSKPRNKKTHNNAKAEKPDTVLAGKLVGIRGDRAIKQIVQSIERLGPNQKTDETQKGFGEFRIWDSLEGLGQNEKWDETHKDFVEFGIGGCLEGLGKAADSRFGGKMPWERDERIVFQRIKKKRVASAAELSLEKELLERLRAEAAKMRKWVKVKKAGVTQAIVDDIKFIWKTNELAMVKFDVPLCRNMHRAQEIVETKTGGMVVWRKKDTLVIYRGCNYQSSSKFFPKMRPCSADRQETLSSDHVQPDLEESSSYQYKSFESPVDEKMSRKDAEEDCIQSGTFQETSMSCQPTSRSLYEKEADRLLDGLGPRFIDWWMHKPLPVDADLLPEVVPGFKAPIRRCPPHTRSKLTDDELTFLRKFARSLPTHFVLGRNRKLQGLAAAILKLWEKSLIAKIAVKFGVPNTNNEQMAYELKCLTGGVLILRNKFIILLYRGKDFLPCGVADLVAKREVELTRWQLYEEHARQKAIETFCESGEPLVNTVGTLSEFQDIQTEYGELIKENKNVEIKLEAEKERLERELRNQERKFFILNKKIEKSTNELSKLNSQRTPAEQDVDQEMMTEEEKECLRTIGLKMHSCLVLGRRGVFNGVMEGLHQHWKHREVVKVITMQKLFRQVMHTAKLLEAESGGILVSVDKLKEGHAVIIYRGKNYRRPLRPTGGNLLSKRKALHRSLEMQRIGSLKFFASQRQQATLDLKLKLER comes from the exons ATGCCTGCCACTCTCTTTCTCACTCCTCTTTCCACTCTACCAAACACTATCCATCATCTTCCCTCTCACTCAAACCCGCCATTCCATTCATACAATCCCATCTCATCTGCCTTAAACTCAAAACCTCCACAAAACCCCAAACCAACTAACCCAATTCCCTCAAAATCTCCCAATTCTCTCTCACTGAGCTCCACCACGACAACCCCGAATTCAAAGGCTCCATCAGAGCCTAATTCAAGCACTGATGCTTGTATTAAGGCGCCCACAGCTCCATGGATGAAGggtcctcttcttcttcaaccccATGAAGTCATTGACTTCTCAAAACCCCGAAACAAGAAGACCCACAACAATGCCAAAGCCGAAAAGCCGGATACTGTGCTGGCTGGGAAGTTAGTTGGCATTAGAGGCGATAGAGCAATCAAGCAAATTGTCCAAAGCATTGAAAGGCTTGGACCAAACCAGAAAACAGATGAAACCCAGAAAGGTTTTGGGGAATTTAGAATTTGGGATTCCTTGGAGGGACTtggacaaaatgaaaaatgggatgaaacccacaaagattttgtGGAGTTTGGAATTGGTGGTTGTTTGGAGGGACTTGGAAAAGCTGCGGATTCGAGATTTGGCGGGAAAATGCCGTGGGAGAGGGATGAAAGGATCGTCTTTCAgagaataaagaagaaaagggtGGCAAGTGCAGCCGAACTGAGCCTCGAGAAAGAGTTGCTTGAGAGGTTGAGAGCTGAGGCTGCTAAGATGAGGAAATGGGTGAAGGTCAAGAAAGCTGGGGTCACTCAAGCCATTGTGGATGATATAAAGttcatttggaaaacaaatgAACTTGCCATGGTCAAATTTGATGTGCCTCTCTGCCGGAATATGCATAGAGCTCAAGAAATAGTTGAg ACCAAGACTGGAGGCATGGTTGTTTGGCGAAAGAAAGATACACTTGTAATTTATAGAGGATGCAATTATCAGTCGAGTTCAAAATTTTTCCCGAAGATGCGCCCATGCTCTGCTGACCGTCAAGAAACATTGTCCTCTGATCACGTGCAGCCGGATTTGGAAGAAAGTAGTAGTTATCAATATAAATCATTTGAAAGTCCTGTGGATGAAAAGATGAGCAGAAAGGATGCAGAAGAGGATTGTATTCAAAGTGGAACCTTTCAAGAAACCAGTATGAGTTGCCAACCAACTAGTAGGTCATTATATGAGAAGGAAGCAGATAGATTATTGGATGGCTTGGGACCTCGATTCATTGACTGGTGGATGCACAAACCTTTGCCAGTAGATGCGGACTTGCTTCCGGAAGTGGTTCCTGGGTTCAAAGCTCCAATTAGGCGTTGCCCACCACACACTAGATCAAAGCTGACAGATGATGAACTAACATTCTTGAGGAAGTTTGCTCGCTCATTACCTACTCATTTTGTCTTAG GAAGGAACAGAAAACTTCAAGGCCTCGCTGCTGCCATTTTAAAATTGTGGGAGAAAAGTCTTATAGCGAAGATTGCTGTGAAGTTCGGAGTTCCGAACACAAACAACGAGCAAATGGCATATGAGCTGAAG TGTCTCACAGGAGGAGTTCTGATACTACGTAATAAGTTTATTATATTACTTTATAGAGGCAAGGACTTCCTTCCTTGTGGGGTTGCAGATTTAGTAGCAAAAAGGGAAGTGGAGCTCACAAGATGGCAACTCTACGAAGAACATGCACGCCAAAAAGCAATTGAAACTTTTTGTGAATCTGGTGAACCGTTAGTGAATACAGTTGGAACATTATCAGAATTCCAAGATATCCAAACAGAGTATGGAGAacttataaaagaaaataagaatgtCGAAATTAAGCTGGAAGCTGAAAAGGAACGACTAGAGAGGGAACTGAGGAATCAAGAACGGAAGTTTTTCATT ctaaacaaaaaaatagagaaatcAACAAATGAGTTATCAAAGTTGAATTCTCAAAGGACACCTGCTGAGCAGGATGTTGACCAGGAAATGATGactgaagaagagaaagaatgtTTACGAACGATAGGACTGAAGATGCATAGTTGCTTGGTGCTCG GCAGGCGTGGGGTTTTTAATGGTGTAATGGAAGGTCTTCATCAGCATTGGAAGCACAGAGAGGTAGTCAAGGTTATTACGATGCAGAAACTGTTTAGACAGGTCATGCACACTGCAAAGTTGCTTGAAGCAGAAAGCGGTGGGATTCTAGTTTCAGTGGATAAGCTAAAAGAAGGCCATGCTGTTATTATTTACCGTGGGAAAAATTACCGACGGCCTTTAAGGCCAACAGGGGGGAATCTTCTatctaaaagaaaagcactGCATAGATCTCTTGAAATGCAGAGAATTGGA TCACTCAAGTTTTTTGCATCCCAGAGACAGCAAGCAACCTTAGACTTGAAACTCAAACTG GAACGTTGA
- the LOC117620559 gene encoding chloroplastic group IIA intron splicing facilitator CRS1, chloroplastic isoform X1 — protein MPATLFLTPLSTLPNTIHHLPSHSNPPFHSYNPISSALNSKPPQNPKPTNPIPSKSPNSLSLSSTTTTPNSKAPSEPNSSTDACIKAPTAPWMKGPLLLQPHEVIDFSKPRNKKTHNNAKAEKPDTVLAGKLVGIRGDRAIKQIVQSIERLGPNQKTDETQKGFGEFRIWDSLEGLGQNEKWDETHKDFVEFGIGGCLEGLGKAADSRFGGKMPWERDERIVFQRIKKKRVASAAELSLEKELLERLRAEAAKMRKWVKVKKAGVTQAIVDDIKFIWKTNELAMVKFDVPLCRNMHRAQEIVETKTGGMVVWRKKDTLVIYRGCNYQSSSKFFPKMRPCSADRQETLSSDHVQPDLEESSSYQYKSFESPVDEKMSRKDAEEDCIQSGTFQETSMSCQPTSRSLYEKEADRLLDGLGPRFIDWWMHKPLPVDADLLPEVVPGFKAPIRRCPPHTRSKLTDDELTFLRKFARSLPTHFVLGRNRKLQGLAAAILKLWEKSLIAKIAVKFGVPNTNNEQMAYELKCLTGGVLILRNKFIILLYRGKDFLPCGVADLVAKREVELTRWQLYEEHARQKAIETFCESGEPLVNTVGTLSEFQDIQTEYGELIKENKNVEIKLEAEKERLERELRNQERKFFILNKKIEKSTNELSKLNSQRTPAEQDVDQEMMTEEEKECLRTIGLKMHSCLVLGRRGVFNGVMEGLHQHWKHREVVKVITMQKLFRQVMHTAKLLEAESGGILVSVDKLKEGHAVIIYRGKNYRRPLRPTGGNLLSKRKALHRSLEMQRIGSLKFFASQRQQATLDLKLKLETLEKSRGVDQRESEV, from the exons ATGCCTGCCACTCTCTTTCTCACTCCTCTTTCCACTCTACCAAACACTATCCATCATCTTCCCTCTCACTCAAACCCGCCATTCCATTCATACAATCCCATCTCATCTGCCTTAAACTCAAAACCTCCACAAAACCCCAAACCAACTAACCCAATTCCCTCAAAATCTCCCAATTCTCTCTCACTGAGCTCCACCACGACAACCCCGAATTCAAAGGCTCCATCAGAGCCTAATTCAAGCACTGATGCTTGTATTAAGGCGCCCACAGCTCCATGGATGAAGggtcctcttcttcttcaaccccATGAAGTCATTGACTTCTCAAAACCCCGAAACAAGAAGACCCACAACAATGCCAAAGCCGAAAAGCCGGATACTGTGCTGGCTGGGAAGTTAGTTGGCATTAGAGGCGATAGAGCAATCAAGCAAATTGTCCAAAGCATTGAAAGGCTTGGACCAAACCAGAAAACAGATGAAACCCAGAAAGGTTTTGGGGAATTTAGAATTTGGGATTCCTTGGAGGGACTtggacaaaatgaaaaatgggatgaaacccacaaagattttgtGGAGTTTGGAATTGGTGGTTGTTTGGAGGGACTTGGAAAAGCTGCGGATTCGAGATTTGGCGGGAAAATGCCGTGGGAGAGGGATGAAAGGATCGTCTTTCAgagaataaagaagaaaagggtGGCAAGTGCAGCCGAACTGAGCCTCGAGAAAGAGTTGCTTGAGAGGTTGAGAGCTGAGGCTGCTAAGATGAGGAAATGGGTGAAGGTCAAGAAAGCTGGGGTCACTCAAGCCATTGTGGATGATATAAAGttcatttggaaaacaaatgAACTTGCCATGGTCAAATTTGATGTGCCTCTCTGCCGGAATATGCATAGAGCTCAAGAAATAGTTGAg ACCAAGACTGGAGGCATGGTTGTTTGGCGAAAGAAAGATACACTTGTAATTTATAGAGGATGCAATTATCAGTCGAGTTCAAAATTTTTCCCGAAGATGCGCCCATGCTCTGCTGACCGTCAAGAAACATTGTCCTCTGATCACGTGCAGCCGGATTTGGAAGAAAGTAGTAGTTATCAATATAAATCATTTGAAAGTCCTGTGGATGAAAAGATGAGCAGAAAGGATGCAGAAGAGGATTGTATTCAAAGTGGAACCTTTCAAGAAACCAGTATGAGTTGCCAACCAACTAGTAGGTCATTATATGAGAAGGAAGCAGATAGATTATTGGATGGCTTGGGACCTCGATTCATTGACTGGTGGATGCACAAACCTTTGCCAGTAGATGCGGACTTGCTTCCGGAAGTGGTTCCTGGGTTCAAAGCTCCAATTAGGCGTTGCCCACCACACACTAGATCAAAGCTGACAGATGATGAACTAACATTCTTGAGGAAGTTTGCTCGCTCATTACCTACTCATTTTGTCTTAG GAAGGAACAGAAAACTTCAAGGCCTCGCTGCTGCCATTTTAAAATTGTGGGAGAAAAGTCTTATAGCGAAGATTGCTGTGAAGTTCGGAGTTCCGAACACAAACAACGAGCAAATGGCATATGAGCTGAAG TGTCTCACAGGAGGAGTTCTGATACTACGTAATAAGTTTATTATATTACTTTATAGAGGCAAGGACTTCCTTCCTTGTGGGGTTGCAGATTTAGTAGCAAAAAGGGAAGTGGAGCTCACAAGATGGCAACTCTACGAAGAACATGCACGCCAAAAAGCAATTGAAACTTTTTGTGAATCTGGTGAACCGTTAGTGAATACAGTTGGAACATTATCAGAATTCCAAGATATCCAAACAGAGTATGGAGAacttataaaagaaaataagaatgtCGAAATTAAGCTGGAAGCTGAAAAGGAACGACTAGAGAGGGAACTGAGGAATCAAGAACGGAAGTTTTTCATT ctaaacaaaaaaatagagaaatcAACAAATGAGTTATCAAAGTTGAATTCTCAAAGGACACCTGCTGAGCAGGATGTTGACCAGGAAATGATGactgaagaagagaaagaatgtTTACGAACGATAGGACTGAAGATGCATAGTTGCTTGGTGCTCG GCAGGCGTGGGGTTTTTAATGGTGTAATGGAAGGTCTTCATCAGCATTGGAAGCACAGAGAGGTAGTCAAGGTTATTACGATGCAGAAACTGTTTAGACAGGTCATGCACACTGCAAAGTTGCTTGAAGCAGAAAGCGGTGGGATTCTAGTTTCAGTGGATAAGCTAAAAGAAGGCCATGCTGTTATTATTTACCGTGGGAAAAATTACCGACGGCCTTTAAGGCCAACAGGGGGGAATCTTCTatctaaaagaaaagcactGCATAGATCTCTTGAAATGCAGAGAATTGGA TCACTCAAGTTTTTTGCATCCCAGAGACAGCAAGCAACCTTAGACTTGAAACTCAAACTG GAAACTCTGGAAAAAAGCAGAGGAGTTGATCAAAGAGAATCTGAAGTTTGA
- the LOC117620559 gene encoding chloroplastic group IIA intron splicing facilitator CRS1, chloroplastic isoform X3: protein MPATLFLTPLSTLPNTIHHLPSHSNPPFHSYNPISSALNSKPPQNPKPTNPIPSKSPNSLSLSSTTTTPNSKAPSEPNSSTDACIKAPTAPWMKGPLLLQPHEVIDFSKPRNKKTHNNAKAEKPDTVLAGKLVGIRGDRAIKQIVQSIERLGPNQKTDETQKGFGEFRIWDSLEGLGQNEKWDETHKDFVEFGIGGCLEGLGKAADSRFGGKMPWERDERIVFQRIKKKRVASAAELSLEKELLERLRAEAAKMRKWVKVKKAGVTQAIVDDIKFIWKTNELAMVKFDVPLCRNMHRAQEIVETKTGGMVVWRKKDTLVIYRGCNYQSSSKFFPKMRPCSADRQETLSSDHVQPDLEESSSYQYKSFESPVDEKMSRKDAEEDCIQSGTFQETSMSCQPTSRSLYEKEADRLLDGLGPRFIDWWMHKPLPVDADLLPEVVPGFKAPIRRCPPHTRSKLTDDELTFLRKFARSLPTHFVLGRNRKLQGLAAAILKLWEKSLIAKIAVKFGVPNTNNEQMAYELKCLTGGVLILRNKFIILLYRGKDFLPCGVADLVAKREVELTRWQLYEEHARQKAIETFCESGEPLVNTVGTLSEFQDIQTEYGELIKENKNVEIKLEAEKERLERELRNQERKFFILNKKIEKSTNELSKLNSQRTPAEQDVDQEMMTEEEKECLRTIGLKMHSCLVLGVGFLMV from the exons ATGCCTGCCACTCTCTTTCTCACTCCTCTTTCCACTCTACCAAACACTATCCATCATCTTCCCTCTCACTCAAACCCGCCATTCCATTCATACAATCCCATCTCATCTGCCTTAAACTCAAAACCTCCACAAAACCCCAAACCAACTAACCCAATTCCCTCAAAATCTCCCAATTCTCTCTCACTGAGCTCCACCACGACAACCCCGAATTCAAAGGCTCCATCAGAGCCTAATTCAAGCACTGATGCTTGTATTAAGGCGCCCACAGCTCCATGGATGAAGggtcctcttcttcttcaaccccATGAAGTCATTGACTTCTCAAAACCCCGAAACAAGAAGACCCACAACAATGCCAAAGCCGAAAAGCCGGATACTGTGCTGGCTGGGAAGTTAGTTGGCATTAGAGGCGATAGAGCAATCAAGCAAATTGTCCAAAGCATTGAAAGGCTTGGACCAAACCAGAAAACAGATGAAACCCAGAAAGGTTTTGGGGAATTTAGAATTTGGGATTCCTTGGAGGGACTtggacaaaatgaaaaatgggatgaaacccacaaagattttgtGGAGTTTGGAATTGGTGGTTGTTTGGAGGGACTTGGAAAAGCTGCGGATTCGAGATTTGGCGGGAAAATGCCGTGGGAGAGGGATGAAAGGATCGTCTTTCAgagaataaagaagaaaagggtGGCAAGTGCAGCCGAACTGAGCCTCGAGAAAGAGTTGCTTGAGAGGTTGAGAGCTGAGGCTGCTAAGATGAGGAAATGGGTGAAGGTCAAGAAAGCTGGGGTCACTCAAGCCATTGTGGATGATATAAAGttcatttggaaaacaaatgAACTTGCCATGGTCAAATTTGATGTGCCTCTCTGCCGGAATATGCATAGAGCTCAAGAAATAGTTGAg ACCAAGACTGGAGGCATGGTTGTTTGGCGAAAGAAAGATACACTTGTAATTTATAGAGGATGCAATTATCAGTCGAGTTCAAAATTTTTCCCGAAGATGCGCCCATGCTCTGCTGACCGTCAAGAAACATTGTCCTCTGATCACGTGCAGCCGGATTTGGAAGAAAGTAGTAGTTATCAATATAAATCATTTGAAAGTCCTGTGGATGAAAAGATGAGCAGAAAGGATGCAGAAGAGGATTGTATTCAAAGTGGAACCTTTCAAGAAACCAGTATGAGTTGCCAACCAACTAGTAGGTCATTATATGAGAAGGAAGCAGATAGATTATTGGATGGCTTGGGACCTCGATTCATTGACTGGTGGATGCACAAACCTTTGCCAGTAGATGCGGACTTGCTTCCGGAAGTGGTTCCTGGGTTCAAAGCTCCAATTAGGCGTTGCCCACCACACACTAGATCAAAGCTGACAGATGATGAACTAACATTCTTGAGGAAGTTTGCTCGCTCATTACCTACTCATTTTGTCTTAG GAAGGAACAGAAAACTTCAAGGCCTCGCTGCTGCCATTTTAAAATTGTGGGAGAAAAGTCTTATAGCGAAGATTGCTGTGAAGTTCGGAGTTCCGAACACAAACAACGAGCAAATGGCATATGAGCTGAAG TGTCTCACAGGAGGAGTTCTGATACTACGTAATAAGTTTATTATATTACTTTATAGAGGCAAGGACTTCCTTCCTTGTGGGGTTGCAGATTTAGTAGCAAAAAGGGAAGTGGAGCTCACAAGATGGCAACTCTACGAAGAACATGCACGCCAAAAAGCAATTGAAACTTTTTGTGAATCTGGTGAACCGTTAGTGAATACAGTTGGAACATTATCAGAATTCCAAGATATCCAAACAGAGTATGGAGAacttataaaagaaaataagaatgtCGAAATTAAGCTGGAAGCTGAAAAGGAACGACTAGAGAGGGAACTGAGGAATCAAGAACGGAAGTTTTTCATT ctaaacaaaaaaatagagaaatcAACAAATGAGTTATCAAAGTTGAATTCTCAAAGGACACCTGCTGAGCAGGATGTTGACCAGGAAATGATGactgaagaagagaaagaatgtTTACGAACGATAGGACTGAAGATGCATAGTTGCTTGGTGCTCG GCGTGGGGTTTTTAATGGTGTAA